The following proteins are co-located in the Halictus rubicundus isolate RS-2024b chromosome 1, iyHalRubi1_principal, whole genome shotgun sequence genome:
- the L(1)g0196 gene encoding inositol hexakisphosphate and diphosphoinositol-pentakisphosphate kinase isoform X10 translates to MENINSSSCTTVPDVYIFDCDNEAEPYWQMMAELSDGCSNDDGCMGGSDLEGEGKQVLVGVCAMAKKSQSKPMKEILTRLEEFEYIKIVVFPEEVILKESVEDWPIVDCLISFHSKGFPLDKAISYANLRNPFIINNLPMQYDIQDRRRVYAILSSEGIEIPRYAVLDRDSSDPKHHELVESEDHVEVNGVTFNKPFVEKPVSAEDHNIYIYYPTSAGGGSQRLFRKIGSRSSVYSPESRVRKTGSYIYEDFMPTDGTDVKVYTVGPDYAHAEARKSPALDGKVERDSEGKEIRYPVILSNAEKLISRKVCLAFKQTVCGFDLLRANGQSFVCDVNGFSFVKNSNKYYDDCAKILGNMILRELAPTLHIPWSVPFQLDDPPIVPTTFGKMMELRCVVAVIRHGDRTPKQKMKVEVRHPKFFEIFAKYDGYKHGHIKLKRPKQLQEILDTARSLLAEIQHRAAGPELEEKQGKLEQLKSVLEMYGHFSGINRKVQMKYQPRGRPRGSSSDDGTKNRLGEPSLVLILKWGGELTPAGRIQAEELGRIFRCMYPGGQGRHLSEEDSKMLPNHGDYAGAQGLGLLRLHSTFRHDLKIYASDEGRVQMTAAAFAKGLLALEGELTPILVQMVKSANTNGLLDNDCDSSKYQNMVKTKLHELLQQDREFTREDREQINPGNALSINAAMDFVKNPVRCCQHVHILIQKLMDIVRIKKDDSKTKDAILYHGETWELMGRRWGKIEKDFCTKNKRFDISKIPDIYDCIKYDLQHNNHTLQFEHAEELYIYSKYLADIVIPQEYGLTVQEKLTIGQGICTPLLKKIRADLQRNIEESGEETVNRLNPRYSHGVSSPGRHVRTRLYFTSESHVHSLLTVLRYGGLLDIVKDEQWRRAMEYVSMVSELNYMSQIVVMLYEDPTKDPSSEERFHVELHFSPGVNCCVQKNLPPGPGFRPHSRNESSHNIGESGGGSTQDTISQCSARIEEEDVELAISDDDFMNPPMQSDTPPLVMETDAMDSIMDSPTTSRAVDMMDLEPNIMDEPFDSGFLQSSAPIPISARTVAGHEAARLGSQLAASQRQRRDAERGGIVEPRARSYDHQRQDKPEKAADKLQYQSLDAVNKEEKGQHGMTKRRIETSSQALLHVPTGKVVLPHSFSSPELPVPSIETSTSTPLVTLHNTPLVSPNSRASDIPDITDITDIVVPVPTVRLSTCLDTDSEEADPRLRFQSKKYGRSHTDTIVPYIARESSSSSSSTVRSTTIRPDSRSNPWTPKSSRLLSHRDRVPGTARDQAQLGKRSRSLSPYLPRCLCYNCNVSELIMRSRDLPPMERSNFDTYFARSLSHKFFNCSCYLNLYQEESNRSSCSVSSNDSSGYERAKDSPQSVSFDPEVVSSSNVSRQGQCLPTSLGCSLLASGERMSGERYPVSKGRRKWRFDKEAVRRTCGGGSAFESVRRPTGTMSCPNLHNFLLGDSVCSTENFSAGCSLVRRCWSCTNVTLQWHGRLVDDVPDRVSMLYHSSSVHGNDAHGDHDIPSRESNHRSKCPRAPFSRLQPQRSFSSPDTRPSIIQPDPTCTARRHRHSISGQMSYFKLLGYNINKKLTGSANSLFSTAVISGSSSAPNLKDMVPPHASAVAAIEGFGGVPPIRPLETLHNALSLRQLDSFLEMMTTAPLFRTPASSPPKYPSPGGSTHESVNPNLSVGGISCEYHSSALEAVRYRKKKLNKPPLYISPTPIQYKSSNDGEPCDVRNQLSPTSPNSTGWSSEPQSFISSEPSSPAPTSTGECSMSISLISNEGAQSFSTGPKCPTTPCLDVDFNDFCMNIDQEHRESRGSVSYTDYYSNEDGQIRKCTFGTNFGSNLQKIICTDDLPLDNMDDDEDRTITLKQTEEQRKQDVKRIFEQQEKSRTKSSTSCKKIGRFLVESMDIADEDVRIKEADVSDKAKVSTQQKAESSNAERAQRSRDTSTEKIHSFNSHKRKNFSRSQSVSTPKVSVPKPQTNLSYKCASKLSSLSNMSDKDLEDWKQILVDAKPPSSPLTSEEEPILTVAASLTNSSSVTIGFNVHENKENKEKKEQKE, encoded by the exons atggaaaatataaattcttcTTCGTGTACTACGGTTCCTGATGTTTACATCTTTGATTGCGATAATGAAGCAGAACCATATTGGCAAATGATG gCCGAACTGTCGGACGGGTGCAGCAATGATGATGGATGCATGGGTGGCAGTGATTTGGAAGGAGAAGGGAAGCAAGTGTTGGTTGGAGTCTGTGCGATGGCGAAGAAGTCGCAGAGTAAACcgatgaaagaaattttgacgagattagaagaatttgagtaCATTAAAATAGTGGTATTCCCTGAAGAAGTGATCTTGAAG GAATCCGTAGAAGATTGGCCAATCGTTGACTGCTTAATAAGTTTCCACAGTAAAGGTTTTCCTCTCGACAAAGCTATAAGTTATGCTAATCTTAGAAATCCCTTCATTATCAATAATCTGCCAATGCAGTATGATATTCAA GATCGCAGGAGAGTTTATGCTATTCTAAGCAGCGAAGGTATCGAGATTCCAAGATATGCTGTTCTAGATAGAGATTCGTCCGATCCAAAAC atCACGAGTTGGTGGAGTCGGAAGATCATGTGGAGGTTAACGGTGTTACATTCAACAAACCATTTGTGGAAAAGCCAGTGTCTGCCGAAGATCATAACATCTACATTTATTATCCTACATCTGCGGGTGGAGGTAGCCAGAGATTATTCAGGAAG ATTGGAAGTCGCAGTAGTGTATATTCGCCAGAATCTCGAGTACGTAAAACGGGTTCTTACATTTATGAAGATTTTATGCCCACCGATGGGACAGATGTTAAAGTTTACACAGTGGGGCCCGACTATGCTCACGCCGAGGCTCGGAAAAGTCCTGCGTTAGATGGAAAAGTGGAAAGAGACTCAGAAGGGAAAGAAATTCGGTATCCTGTCATACTAAGCAACGCCGAGAAGCTAATAAGTAGAAAAGTATGTTTAGCTTTCAAGCAAACGGTTTGCGGTTTTGATTTGCTTAG AGCAAACGGTCAATCGTTCGTCTGCGACGTGAATGGCTTCAGTTTTGTCAAAAATTCGAATAAGTACTACGACGATTGCGCAAAGATTTTGGGAAACATGATTCTCAGGGAATTAGCACCTACTTTGCATATTCCATGGAGCGTTCCGTTTCAATTGGACGACCCGCCAATCGTACCCACGACATTTGGAAAGAT GATGGAATTACGTTGTGTTGTCGCTGTCATAAGACACGGTGATAGAACCCCAAAGCAAAAAATGAAGGTGGAAGTTCGTCATCCGAA ATTcttcgagatatttgcaaaatacGACGGTTACAAGCATGGTCACATTAAATTGAAGCGACCCAAGCAGCTGCAAGAGATATTGGACACTGCTCGGAGTCTACTGGCCGAGATACAGCACAGGGCTGCAGGTCCGGAATTGGAAGAAAAGCAAGGAAAACTCGAACAATTGAAAAGCGTTTTAGAAAT GTATGGTCACTTCTCAGGAATAAATCGTAAAGTACAAATGAAGTATCAGCCAAGAGGACGACCGAGAGGAAGTTCCTCGGATGATGGTACAAAAA ATCGGCTGGGAGAACCGTCACTTGTACTTATCTTGAAATGGGGCGGAGAATTAACACCCGCTGGTCGCATTCAAGCGGAGGAATTAGGAAGAATATTTCGTTGCATGTACCCCGGTGGTCAAGGTAGACACCTTAGTG aGGAAGACTCAAAGATGTTACCAAACCACG GTGATTATGCCGGTGCTCAAGGTTTGGGTCTGTTGCGACTTCATTCAACCTTTCGTCACGATTTGAAGATCTATGCGAGCGACGAGGGAAGAGTACAGATGACTGCAGCGGCGTTCGCGAAAGGTTTGCTCGCCCTGGAGGGCGAATTGACTCCGATATTGGTGCAAATGGTCAAGAGCGCAAACACCAATGGTCTTTTGGACAACGATTGCGACAGTAGCAAATACCAGAACAT GGTCAAGACGAAACTTCACGAGCTGTTGCAACAAGACCGAGAGTTTACTCGTGAGGACAGAGAACAAATAAACCCTGGGAACGCGTTGAGTATCAATGCAGCCATggattttgttaaaaatccGGTTCGCTGTTGTCAGCATGTACATATCTTGATTCAGAAGCTAATGGACATTGTGAGGATTAAGAAAGATGATTCGAAAACGAAAG ATGCAATTCTTTATCACGGCGAGACATGGGAGTTAATGGGTCGCCGCTGGGGAAAGATCGAAAAGGATTTTTGTACTAAGAACAAGAGATTCGATATATCAAAAATACCTGATATTTACGACTGCATCAAGTATGATTTGCAACACAATAACCATACGTTGCAATTCGAGCACGCGGAAGAACTGTACATTTACTCGAAATATTTGGCAGATATAGTTATACCACAG GAATACGGATTAACGGTACAAGAGAAATTAACTATAGGACAAGGTATTTGTACTCCCCTTTTGAAGAAGATCAGAGCCGATTTGCAAAGAAATATCGAAGAATCTGGAGAAGAAACAGTGAATCGACTTAATCCAAG ATATTCTCACGGTGTTTCGAGTCCTGGCCGACACGTGCGCACAAGATTGTATTTCACCAGCGAGAGTCACGTGCACTCCTTGTTAACGGTGTTACGTTACGGCGGCTTGCTCGAT ATAGTAAAAGACGAGCAATGGCGACGAGCTATGGAGTACGTTAGCATGGTGTCCGAATTAAACTACATGTCGCAAATTGTAGTCATGCTGTACGAAGATCCAACTAAGGATCCCAGCAGCGAAGAACGTTTCCATGTTGAGTTGCATTTCAGTCCTGGCGTGAACTGTTGCGTACAAAAAAATTTACCGCCAGGGCCAGGGTTCAGACCTCATTCGCGAAACGAGAGTAGCCACAATATC GGTGAAAGCGGCGGCGGATCCACGCAAGACACTATTTCTCAGTGCAGTGCACGGATAGAAGAAGAAGACGTCGAATTGGCAATTTCGGATGACGATTTTATGAATCCACCGATGCAATCT GACACGCCCCCGCTGGTGATGGAAACCGATGCAATGGACTCGATAATGGATAGTCCAACAACGAGCAGAGCCGTCGATATGATGGACCTGGAACCCAACATAATGGATGAACCATTTGACAGTGGATTCTTGCAGAGCTCCGCGCCAATTCCGATAAG TGCTAGAACAGTGGCGGGTCATGAAGCAGCTAGACTCGGTAGCCAGTTGGCTGCTAGTCAGCgtcaacgacgcgacgcggaaaGAGGCGGAATCGTGGAGCCACGTGCACGCAGTTACGATCATCAAAGACAAGACAAGCCTGAGAAAG CTGCGGACAAGCTGCAGTATCAGAGCTTGGACGCGGTCAACAAGGAAG AGAAGGGGCAGCATGGGATGACAAAGCGCCGGATAGAGACGTCTAGCCAGGCTTTGCTGCACGTGCCTACGGGGAAGGTGGTTTTGCCGCACTCCTTCAGCTCACCGGAGTTACCTGTTCCTTCAATCGAAACCTCCACTTCAACACCTTTGGTGACTTTACACAATACCCCTCTAGTTTCGCCGAACAGCAGAGCCTCGGATATCCCGGATATCACGGATATCACGGATATCGTGGTCCCGGTCCCCACGGTTCGTCTCTCGACATGCCTCGATACCGATTCCGAAGAGGCTGACCCTCGTCTACGCTTTCAAAGTAAGAAATACGGACGTTCCCATACAGATACGATTGTCCCCTATATCGCGCGcgaatcgtcgtcgtcgtcatcgtcgacAGTTAGATCGACCACGATCAGGCCTGATTCACGGAGCAATCCGTGGACACCAAAGTCCTCCCGTTTGTTATCCCATCGCGACAGAGTCCCAGGGACAGCGCGAGACCAGGCCCAGCTTGGTAAACGGTCTCGTTCGTTGTCTCCCTATTTGCCCAGGTGTCTCTGTTATAATTGTAACGTGTCAGAACTAATTATGCGAAGCAGGGACCTGCCGCCCATGGAACGATCCAACTTCGACACCTACTTTGCTCGTTCGTTGTCTCACAAGTTCTTTAATTGTTCTTGTTATCTGAACCTCTATCAGGAAGAGTCGAATCGCTCATCTTGCAGCGTCTCCTCCAACGACAGCTCTGGATACGAGAGAGCGAAAGATAGTCCGCAGTCGGTTAGCTTCGATCCAGAGGTTGTTAGCTCGTCCAACGTGTCTCGACAAGGACAATGTCTGCCGACGTCTCTCGGTTGTTCCTTGTTAGCATCCGGCGAACGTATGTCGGGCGAACGGTATCCGGTGTCCAAGGGAAGACGGAAGTGGAGGTTCGACAAGGAAGCCGTTCGAAGGACGTGCGGTGGTGGTTCTGCTTTCGAGAGTGTTCGTCGACCAACTGGAACGATGTCGTGTCCGAATTTGCATAACTTTTTGCTCGGTGATTCGGTTTGTTCGACGGAGAACTTCTCAGCCGGTTGTTCGTTGGTACGCAGATGTTGGTCTTGCACAAATGTGACCCTCCAGTGGCACGGTAGACTGGTAGATGATGTACCCGATCGTGTTAGTATGCTTTACCATTCGTCCTCTGTGCACGGTAATGATGCTCACGGCGATCATGACATCCCCTCGCGCGAGTCTAACCATAGGTCCAAGTGTCCACGTGCACCGTTCTCCCGACTCCAGCCTCAGAGATCCTTCTCATCTCCAGACACACGACCTTCGATCATTCAACCTGACCCTACCTGCACAGCAAGGCGCCACCGTCACAGTATCTCCGGACAGATGAGTTATTTCAAGCTGTTGGGCTACAACATCAACAAGAAGCTGACCGGGTCAGCCAACAGTCTGTTCAGCACCGCGGTTATCAGTGGATCCTCCAGTGCTCCTAACTTGAAGGACATGGTTCCTCCTCACGCGTCCGCTGTTGCTG CGATAGAAGGCTTCGGTGGTGTGCCACCTATCAGGCCACTGGAGACGCTCCACAATGCCTTGTCTCTTCGCCAGTTGGACTCCTTTTTGGAAATGATGACTACAGCTCCCCTGTTTCGTACACCTGCCTCGTCGCCTCCAAAGTATCCGTCGCCGGGTGGATCCACTCATGAATCCGTTAATCCTAATCTCAGTGTCGGCGGGATCAGTTGCGAGTACCACTCTTCCGCTTTGGAAGCTGTCAGGTACcgtaagaaaaaattaaataaaccaCCTTT ATACATTTCCCCGACTCCTATACAATATAAGTCTTCGAACGATGGGGAACCGTGCGATGTAAGGAACCAACTGTCGCCAACCAGTCCCAACA GTACTGGTTGGAGTAGCGAGCCACAATCGTTTATATCATCCGAACCATCGTCTCCTGCTCCAACTTCCACAGGAGAGTGCAGTATGTCTATAAGCTTAATCAGCAACGAAGG GGCGCAATCTTTCAGCACGGGCCCCAAGTGTCCGACGACTCCTTGTCTGGACGTTGACTTCAACGACTTCTGCATGAACATCGATCAAGAGCATAGAGAAAGTCGTGGCAGCGTGTCGTACACGGACTATTACAGCAACGAGGACGGACAGATTCGAAAGTGCACTTTTGGAACGAATTTTGGTAGCAATCTACAGAAAATCATTTGCACCGATGATCTTCCTCTCGACAATATGGACGACGACGAGGACCGTACGATAACGTTGAAGCAAACCGAAGAGCAAAGGAAGCAGGACGTCAAGCGGATATTCGAGCAACAGGAAAAATCGAGAACAAAATCTAGCACCAGCTGCAAAAAGATTGGAAG GTTTCTCGTCGAGAGCATGGACATAGCGGACGAGGATGTTAGGATCAAAGAGGCGGACGTCTCCGATAAAGCGAAAGTATCTACCCAGCAAAAAGCTGAATCCTCGAACGCGGAGAGAGCTCAGAGAAGCAGAGACACCAGCACGGAAAAGATTCATTCGTTCAACAGTCACAAGAGGAAGAATTTTTCCCGGTCGCAGAGCGTTTCCACTCCGAAAGTATCCGTTCCAAAGCCTCAGACCAATCTGAGTTACAAATGCGCGTCGAAATTGAGCTCGTTGTCGAACATGTCGGACAAGGATTTGGAAGATTGGAAGCAGATCTTGGTCGACGCGAAGCCACCTTCCTCGCCTTTAACTAGCGAGGAAGAGCCAATACTAACCGTGGCAGCCAGTTTGACGAACAGCTCCAGCGTAACCATAGGTTTCAACGTCCACGAGAACAAGGAAAACAAAGAGAAGAAAGAGCAGAAAGAGTAA